The following proteins come from a genomic window of Salvia hispanica cultivar TCC Black 2014 chromosome 4, UniMelb_Shisp_WGS_1.0, whole genome shotgun sequence:
- the LOC125217839 gene encoding E3 ubiquitin-protein ligase UPL1 isoform X4: MKLKRRRALEVPLKIKSFINNVTATPLEKIEEPLKSFSWEFDKGDFHHWVDLFNHFDTFFEKFIKPRKDLQLEENFLESDPPFPRDSVLQILRVIRVILENCTNKHFYSSYEHHLSSLLASTDADVVEACLQTLAAFLKKSIGKYIIRDVSLNSRLFSFAQGWGGKEEGLGLIPCALQDISDPIALELGSTLHFEFYSVNEDASVEPTSTEQKTRGLQVIHMPDVNASKESNLELLNKLVVDYKVPHNLRFSLLTRLRFARAFSSLEARQQYTCIRLYAFVVLVQACSDTDDLVSFFNAEPEFINELVTMLSYEDAVPEKIRILSLLSLVALCQDRSRQPTVLTAVTSGGHRGILSSLMQKAIGSVVNNSSKWSVVFAEALLSLVTVLVSSSSGCSAMREAGFIPTLLPLLKDTDPQHLHLVSTAVHVLEAFMDYSNPAAALFRDLGGLDDTISRLMVEVSHVENGIKQQSTSGDLESSEYGGSEIGTSASAELDSLQPLYSEALVSYHRRLLMKALLRAISLGTYAPGTTARMYGTEESLLPHCLCIIFKRAKDFGGGVFSLAATVMSDVIHKDPTCFSILEAAGLPSAFMDAIMDGVLCSAEAITCIPQCLDALCLNNNGLQAVKDRNALRCFVRVFTSKQYLRALAADTSGSLSSGLDELMRHASSLRGPGVDMLIEVLTKIAKIGSGLDSASPSSECPSSSQPVPMETEPDNKDVVSSDDRDPSKPGSSEPFSDSAPDSSLSNIESFLPDCISNAARLLETILQNSDTCRIFVEKKGIECVLELFSLPLLPPSVSLGQSVAVAFKNFSAQHSASLARAVCSFLREHLKSTDELLSSIKGSHLAQVEVSQRVKILKSLSTLEGILSLSNSLLKGATTIVSELGSADADVLKDLGKAYREVLWQVSLCCELKVEEKRNVEVEPENADTGPSNVAGRESDDDANIPSIRYMNPVSIRNSSHPQWGVERDFISVVRSSEVFSRRTRHGIARLRGGRTGRQLEALQIDPEAGASSTEAQPHGTKKRSPEVLVSDNLNKLASTMRSFFTALVKAFTLPNRRRTETGSLSSASKSIGTALAKVFLEALGFPDPNSGVDISLSVKCRYLGKVVDDMVALTFDSRRRTCYTAMINKFYVHGTFKELLTTFDATSQLLWNVPYAISTSAAEHEKSGDGSKLSQSSWLLDTLQSYCRELEYFVNSGLLLSSTSASQAQLLVQPVAVGLSIGLFPVPRDPEAFVRMLQSQVLDVILPVWNHPMFPNCSPGFITSIISLITHVYNGVSDAKQNRNGLPGTASQRFMPPPPDEATIATIVEMGFSRARAEEALRRVETNSVEMAMEWLFSHAEDPVQEDDELARALALSLGNSAETHKVDGADKSSDASAEEGQAKPPPVDYILSVAMKLFQGCDSMAFPLTDLLGTLCSRSKGEDRSKVISYIVQQLKLCPLDFSKDSCALGMISHTLALLLSEDGSTREIAAQNGIVSIAVDILINFMERTEVPQELLVPKCISALLLILDDLVQSRPKISGDTDEATVPGALSGLSGNQAPSEAIKENSLPADECKDESAKDSPAFEKLLGKPTGYLTMEESHKVLGIACDLIKRHVPPIIMQAVLQLCARLTKSHALAVQFLESGGMIALFSLPRSCFFPGYDTLASAIVRHLLEDPQTLQTAMELEIRQTLSGSRHGGRILARTFLTSMAPVISRDPEIFMRAVAAVCQLETSGGRCIIVLSKDKDKDKEKKASSFDTGVSTNECIRLTENKVDGSIKSSKAHKKVSANLTQVIDHLLEIVSTYPPYHGDDDWGGHASAMDIDEPANKVKGKLKVNETVKIGTDSQSEKSAALAKVTFVLKLLSDIMLMYVHVVGVILKRDLEMCQQRGASHIECPGQGGIVHHVLHRLLPLAIDKSAGPDEWRDKLSEKASWFLVVLAGRSSEGRRRVVNELVKALSLFTNVESNSSSSSLLPDKKVFAFVDLVYSILSKNSSAASLPGSGCSPDIAKSMIDGGIVHCLSGILQVNDLDHPDAPKVVNLILKSLESLTRAANASEQISRADTLSRKKVNGPNGRSDSQGVGATASQQLQSSAENRSSEQGLSGNASSEAVLPDNSRDNGDQNANPNQSEEQEMRIEDPTTDTPLDLGDDYMREDMEESGALPNGEQIEMSFHVENRGDDDMNEEEDDMGDDGEDDDDGEDEDEDIAEDGTGLMSLADTDVEDHDDTGLGDDYNDMVDDEDDDFHENRVIEVRWREALDGLDHLQVLGQPGAGGGLIDVSAEAFEGVNVDDFFGIRRSFGFERRRQANRTSYERSVTEGNGLQHPLLSRPSNSGDLFSMWSSAGNSSRDAEGLSAESLRGSGRRGPGDGRWTDDGQPQGGGQAAAIAQAVEEQFISQLSNTGPAESASERLSQNQVLPERQEDDPVVATDNQLAIEEVNPDIVAEPAGYRHQAIEVQPSDIGMDIMETGDGNAIGTEPLETPSGSVAQDAVPFDRISSGVVPSQAEDFDRSPGPDSQSSCHAILVGEPDMAGPGSHASSVPESADVDMNATDVERDQVDSGLPPSGASLDEPSTQLVAQDAGQTDEASLNGEASNANAIDPTFLEALPEDLRAEVLASQQAQSAPAPTYAPPRVEDIDPEFLAALPPDIQAEVLAQQRAQRIAQQSEGQPVDMDNASIIATFPADLREEVLLTSSEALLSALPSPLLAEAQMLRDRAMSHYHARSLFGSSQRLNTRGNRFGFDRQTVMDRGVGVNIGRRASSVSENLKLNELEGEPLLDANGLKALIRLLRLAQPLGKGLLQRLLLNLCSHNDTRAILVRLLLDMIKPETVSIMGAVTSMNTQRLYGCQSDVVYGRSQLCDGVPPLVLRRVLEILTYLATNHSGVASLLFHFESSTIPDFAHTNQSEGKNAKGKEKITAGEHHVYVSESSENKDVPLILLLRLLSEPLFLRSIAHLEQVMGLLQVVVYAAASKVDIQINTEETAPPAENPPGNETTTETRTDSHVSLVESSQLDQSASASKSDGQRSIRTYDIFLLLPHSDLQNLCALLGHEGLSDKVYTLAGDVLRKLASVAAAHRKFFVVELSELAHRLSSSAANELITLRDTHMLGLSAGSMAGAAVLRVLQILSSLTSVGDDNDSDKAKERNASDKERVNDEEQEEHATMWKLNVALEPLWEELSECISSMESELNQTSQSSVASNISMGDHIQGSSSASPPLPPGTQRLLPFIEGFFVLCEKLQANSSILQQDQSNVTAREVKESGGSSVPLSIKSVDAYRIFDGSVTFVRFAEKHRRLLNAFVRQNPGLLEKSLSMLLKAPRLIDFDNKRAYFRSRIRQQHDQHLSGPLRISVRRAYILEDSYNQLRMRPNQDLKGRLNVHFQGEEGIDAGGLTREWYQLLSRVIFDKGALLFTTVGNNSTFQPNPNSVYQTEHLSYFRFIGRVVAKALFDGQLLDVYFTRSFYKHILGVKVTYHDIEAVDPDYYKNLKWMLENDVSDIPDLTFSMDADEEKHILYEKTEVTDYELKPGGRNIRVTEETKHEYVDLVADHILTNAIRPQISSFLDGFNELVPRELISIFNDKELELLISGLPEIDLADLKANTEYTGYTSASNVVQWFWEVVEAFNKEDMARLLQFVTGTSKVPLEGFKALQGISGPQKFQIHKAYGAPERLPSAHTCFNQLDLPEYSSKEQLQERLLLAIHEASEGFGFG; encoded by the exons ATGAAGTTGAAGCGGAGAAGGGCGCTTGAAGTG CCTTTGAAGATTAAATCCTTTATCAACAATGTGACTGCTACACCCCTTGAGAAAATAGAGGAACCGCTTAAAAGTTTTTCTTGGGAATTTGACAAG GGGGATTTCCATCATTGGGTCGACTTGTTTAATCACTTCGACACCTTTTTTGAGAAATTCATTAAACCAAGGAAGGATTTGCAACTTGAGGAGAACTTTTTAGAATCAGATCCACCTTTTCCACGGGATTCCGTTCTTCAGATTCTCCGTGTCATAAGAGTGATATTAGAAAACTGCACTAATAAGCATTTCTACAGCTCTTATGAG CATCACTTGTCATCTCTTCTTGCTTCCACCGATGCAGATGTCGTGGAGGCTTGTCTGCAGACTTTGGCTgcatttctaaaaaaatccaTTGGAAAGTATATAATAAGGGATGTTTCACTAAATTCAAGATTATTTTCCTTTGCTCAGGGATGGGGGGGTAAAGAAGAAGGTCTTGGATTGATTCCATGTGCTTTACAGGATATATCTGACCCTATTGCTCTTGAGTTGGGTAGCACTCtgcattttgaattttattctgTGAATGAAGATGCGTCAGTTGAACCTACTTCTACAGAACAGAAAACAAGGGGTTTACAAGTTATACACATGCCTGATGTGAATGCAAGCAAAGAGTCTAATCTTGAACTTCtgaataaattagttgtagaTTATAAAGTTCCCCATAACTTGAGATTTTCTCTTTTGACAAGGTTGAGGTTTGCTAGGGCTTTCAGCTCCCTGGAAGCAAGGCAGCAATATACTTGTATCCGCCTCTATGCCTTTGTGGTTCTTGTTCAAGCATGCAGTGATACTGATGACCTTGTTTCTTTCTTCAATGCTGAGCCAGAGTTCATCAATGAATTGGTTACTATGTTAAGCTATGAAGATGCAGTTCCAGAAAAGATTCGAATTTTAAGTCTTCTTTCCCTGGTTGCTCTTTGTCAAGATAGGTCACGTCAGCCCACTGTACTGACAGCTGTTACATCTGGTGGACATCGTGGCATTCTCTCCAGCCTTATGCAAAAGGCAATTGGCTCAGTTGTAAATAATTCATCGAAGTGGTCTGTTGTTTTTGCTGAGGCTCTGTTGTCTCTAGTTACAGTTTTGGTATCATCATCATCAGGTTGCTCAGCCATGCGTGAAGCTGGATTTATCCCCACTCTTCTACCTCTATTAAAAGATACTGACCCTCAGCACTTGCATTTGGTTAGCACAGCTGTACATGTTTTGGAAGCCTTCATGGATTACAGCAATCCAGCTGCTGCTCTTTTTCGGGACTTGGGAGGCCTTGATGATACCATTTCACGCCTAATGGTAGAAGTATCTCATGTTGAAAATGGTATAAAGCAACAAAGTACTTCTGGAGATCTTGAAAGTTCGGAGTATGGTGGTTCTGAGATAGGTACAAGTGCTTCTGCTGAGCTTGATAGTCTGCAGCCTCTTTACTCCGAGGCACTGGTTTCCTATCACCGCCGGCTGTTGATGAAAGCCTTATTGCGTGCTATATCACTTGGAACTTATGCTCCTGGAACAACAGCTCGTATGTATGGTACCGAAGAGAGCTTGTTGCCACATTGCTTGTGTATAATATTCAAACGGGCTAAAGATTTTGGTGGGGGTGTATTTTCACTTGCAGCTACTGTAATGAGTGATGTAATTCACAAAGATCCTACCTGTTTTTCTATCCTAGAAGCAGCAGGTCTTCCTTCTGCCTTTATGGATGCCATAATGGATGGTGTTCTTTGCTCGGCTGAGGCTATTACTTGCATACCACAGTGTCTTGATGCATTGTGTTTGAACAACAACGGTCTTCAGGCTGTGAAAGACCGCAATGCTCTGAGGTGCTTCGTAAGAGTCTTCACTTCCAAACAGTACCTGCGAGCTCTCGCTGCTGATACATCTGGTTCCTTATCAAGTGGCCTGGATGAACTCATGCGACATGCTTCCTCTTTGCGGGGACCGGGTGTAGACATGCTGATTGAGGTATTGACAAAAATTGCTAAAATAGGATCTGGACTTGACTCGGCATCTCCATCTTCGGAATGCCCAAGCAGCTCTCAACCTGTTCCAATGGAAACAGAACCTGATAACAAAGATGTGGTTTCTTCTGATGACAGAGATCCATCCAAGCCTGGAAGTTCTGAGCCATTTTCAGACTCGGCCCCTGATTCATCattatcaaatattgaatCATTTTTGCCTGATTGTATAAGCAATGCTGCTCGTCTTCTAGAAACAATTCTTCAGAATTCTGATACTTGCCGTATATTCGTTGAGAAGAAGGGAATTGAATGTGTCCTGGAATTGTTTTCTTTACCTCTGTTGCCTCCTTCAGTATCTCTCGGTCAAAGTGTAGCTGTtgcttttaaaaatttctctGCTCAACATTCTGCTTCACTTGCTCGTGCAGTATGTTCTTTCCTAAGGGAACATTTGAAGTCAACAGATGAACTTTTGAGTTCAATTAAGGGATCCCACCTTGCTCAGGTGGAAGTTTCTCAGAGAGTAAAGATCTTGAAGAGCCTCTCTACTTTGGAAGGAATCTTATCTCTTTCCAATTCTTTGTTAAAAGGAGCAACCACCATTGTTTCTGAACTAGGTTCTGCAGATGCAGATGTATTGAAAGACCTTGGGAAAGCTTATAGGGAAGTTCTGTGGCAAGTATCTCTATGCTGTGAGTTGAAGGTGGAGGAGAAACGAAATGTCGAAGTGGAGCCTGAAAATGCAGATACTGGCCCATCTAATGTCGCTGGAAGGGAGAGTGATGATGATGCTAATATTCCATCTATTAGATACATGAATCCTGTGTCAATCAGAAATAGTTCTCACCCACAGTGGGGAGTCGAACGTGACTTCATATCTGTGGTCCGCTCAAGTGAGGTTTTCAGTCGCCGCACTCGACATGGTATTGCCCGTCTTCGTGGTGGTAGGACCGGTAGGCAGTTGGAAGCCTTACAAATTGATCCTGAAGCTGGAGCGAGTAGTACCGAGGCTCAGCCCCATGGAACTAAGAAGAGAAGTCCAGAAGTACTGGTCTCAGATAACCTTAATAAGCTTGCTTCAACAATGCGATCTTTCTTCACAGCACTTGTGAAagcttttactttaccaaatcgTCGGAGGACTGAAACTGGATCCTTAAGTTCTGCTTCAAAGAGTATTGGAACAGCCCTAGCGAAAGTTTTTCTTGAGGCACTGGGTTTTCCAGATCCCAACTCAGGGGTTGATATCTCATTGTCTGTCAAGTGTCGCTATCTTGGAAAGGTTGTTGATGACATGGTTGCTCTCACATTTGATAGCAGGCGGCGAACTTGTTACACTGCAAtgattaacaaattttatgtccaTGGTACCTTCAAGGAGCTTCTTACAACATTTGATGCAACCAGTCAGCTGTTGTGGAATGTTCCTTATGCAATTTCCACATCAGCTGCGGAGCATGAGAAGAGTGGTGATGGGAGCAAACTTTCTCAGAGTTCGTGGCTCCTTGATACGTTGCAGAGTTATTGTCGAGAGCTTGAGTATTTTGTAAATTCTGGGCTTCTATTGTCTTCAACATCAGCATCCCAGGCGCAGCTTCTTGTTCAGCCTGTTGCGGTTGGTCTATCCATTGGGCTGTTCCCTGTTCCCAGGGACCCAGAAGCCTTTGTTCGCATGTTGCAGTCACAAGTTCTGGATGTGATACTTCCTGTCTGGAACCACCCAATGTTTCCCAATTGTAGTCCTGGTTTCATCACCTCCATCATTTCTCTAATCACTCATGTATACAATGGTGTTAGTGATGCAAAACAAAATCGCAATGGATTACCTGGAACAGCGAGCCAACGGTTCATGCCGCCTCCACCAGATGAGGCTACAATTGCTACTATTGTTGAAATGGGGTTTTCCAGAGCAAGGGCTGAGGAGGCACTTAGACGAGTGGAAACAAATAGTGTTGAGATGGCAATGGAATGGTTGTTTAGTCATGCTGAAGATCCTGTGCAAGAGGATGATGAGCTAGCTCGTGCCCTGGCCTTATCCCTAGGAAATTCTGCAGAAACGCATAAAGTTGACGGGGCTGATAAGTCCTCTGATGCTTCGGCTGAAGAGGGACAGGCAAAACCCCCTCCAGTGGATTATATCCTTTCTGTGGcaatgaaattatttcaaGGTTGTGATTCAATGGCATTCCCCTTGACAGATTTACTGGGGACTCTTTGTAGTAGGAGCAAGGGGGAAGATCGCTCAAAAGTCATTTCTTATATTGTTCAGCAGCTAAAGCTTTGCCCACTTGACTTCTCCAAGGATAGCTGTGCATTGGGTATGATTTCACATACTTTGGCATTACTTCTTTCAGAAGATGGAAGTACCCGGGAAATTGCAGCACAAAATGGGATTGTCTCAATCGCTGTAGAtatcttgattaattttatggaGAGGACAGAGGTGCCCCAAGAGCTTCTTGTCCCCAAATGCATCAGTGCATTACTTCTTATCTTGGATGATTTGGTGCAGTCTAGGCCTAAGATATCTGGGGATACTGATGAGGCAACAGTTCCTGGAGCTTTATCTGGCTTGTCAGGAAATCAAGCACCATCTGAAGCAATAAAAGAGAATTCATTACCTGCTGATGAATGTAAAGATGAATCTGCTAAGGATAGCCCTGCCTTTGAAAAACTTCTTGGAAAGCCAACGGGTTACTTGACAATGGAGGAGAGTCATAAAGTACTTGGAATTGCTTGTGACCTGATAAAAAGACATGTACCCCCAATTATTATGCAGGCCGTACTTCAGTTATGTGCTCGCCTGACAAAATCACATGCTCTGGCTGTACAATTTCTTGAAAGTGGTGGTATGATTGCCCTCTTTAGCCTTCCAAGAAGTTGTTTTTTTCCTGGGTATGACACCTTAGCATCTGCTATTGTTAGACATCTTCTAGAGGATCCTCAGACACTGCAAACAGCTATGGAATTGGAGATACGCCAAACACTTAGTGGAAGCAGACATGGAGGGCGTATATTGGCTAGAACATTTTTGACATCTATGGCACCTGTTATATCCAGAGATCCAGAGATTTTTATGAGAGCAGTGGCTGCTGTCTGTCAGTTGGAAACATCAGGAGGGAGGTGCATTATAGTGCTATCTAAAGATAAAGacaaagataaagagaaaaaagctTCCAGTTTTGACACTGGAGTATCTACTAATGAATGCATTAGACTAACTGAAAATAAGGTTGATGGGTCTATTAAGTCTTCCAAAGCCCACAAAAAGGTATCAGCAAATCTTACTCAAGTCATTGATCACCTACTTGAGATTGTGTCAACTTATCCTCCATACCATGGTGATGATGACTGGGGTGGGCATGCTAGTGCTATGGATATAGATGAACCAGCTAACAAAGTGAAGGGTAAATTGAAGGTTAATGAAACAGTAAAGATTGGAACAGACAGTCAGTCAGAGAAATCAGCTGCTCTTGCTAAAGTGACTTTTGTTCTGAAGCTATTGAGCGATATTATGCTTATGTATGTTCACGTTGTCGGAGTAATCTTGAAACGAGATCTGGAAATGTGCCAACAACGTGGGGCTAGTCATATCGAATGTCCTGGACAGGGGGGCATAGTTCATCATGTTTTACATCGTCTTCTTCCCTTGGCGATAGATAAGTCTGCTGGCCCTGATGAATGGAGAGACAAGCTCTCTGAAAAAGCTTCATGGTTTTTGGTTGTATTGGCTGGCCGCTCTAGTGAGGGAAGGAGAAGGGTAGTGAATGAACTTGTAAAAGCTTTGTCTTTATTCACAAATGTTGAGAGCAATTCTTCTAGTAGCAGCTTGTTACCTGATAAGAAAGTGTTTGCTTTTGTTGATTTGGTCTACTCCATTCTGTCAAAGAATTCTTCGGCTGCCAGCCTTCCTGGTTCTGGGTGTTCTCCTGACATTGCCAAAAGCATGATAGATGGTGGGATTGTGCATTGCCTCTCGGGCATTCTTCAGGTAAATGACTTGGACCACCCTGATGCACCGAAAGTTGTGAATCTCATACTCAAGTCTCTGGAAAGCTTGACAAGGGCTGCAAATGCTAGTGAACAAATCTCTAGGGCTGATACACTGAGTAGGAAAAAGGTAAATGGTCCAAATGGAAGGTCCGATTCACAGGGTGTTGGAGCTACAGCTTCTCAACAATTACAATCTTCTGCTGAAAATAGAAGTTCTGAACAAGGGCTTAGTGGGAATGCTAGTTCTGAAGCTGTGCTCCCAGATAATTCTCGGGATAATGGTGATCAAAATGCAAACCCAAACCAGTCGGAGGAACAAGAGATGAGGATTGAGGATCCAACTACTGACACACCTTTGGATCTTGGGGATGATTATATGCGTGAGGATATGGAGGAAAGTGGTGCATTACCCAATGGAGAGCAAATTGAGATGTCTTTTCATGTAGAAAATAGAGGAGATGATGATatgaatgaagaagaagatgacaTGGGTGATGATGGTGAGGATGATGATGACGGAGAGGATGAGGATGAAGATATAGCAGAAGATGGCACTGGATTGATGTCCTTGGCTGATACAGATGTGGAGGACCATGATGATACTGGCTTGGGTGATGACTATAATGATATGGTtgatgatgaggatgatgaTTTCCATGAAAACCGTGTAATTGAGGTTAGGTGGAGGGAAGCCCTTGATGGGTTAGATCATTTGCAGGTCCTTGGACAACCTGGAGCAGGGGGAGGCCTAATTGATGTGTCAGCTGAAGCTTTTGAAGGCGTTAATGTTGATGACTTCTTTGGAATCCGTAGGTCTTTTGGATTTGAGCGCCGTCGTCAGGCAAATAGAACATCCTATGAGCGGTCAGTTACAGAAGGCAATGGTCTTCAACATCCTCTGCTTTCAAGGCCATCAAATTCCGGTGATTTGTTTTCAATGTGGTCATCTGCTGGGAATTCATCCCGGGATGCTGAAGGCCTTTCTGCTG AGTCCTTGCGCGGATCGGGCCGAAGAGGGCCAGGTGATGGCCGCTGGACTGATGATGGCCAACCCCAAGGTGGTGGTCAAGCTGCAGCAATTGCTCAAGCAGTTGAAGAGCAGTTCATTTCGCAATTAAGCAACACTGGTCCTGCTGAAAGTGCTTCTGAACGGCTTTCACAGAACCAAGTATTACCAGAAAGGCAGGAAGATGATCCAGTTGTGGCCACTGATAATCAACTGGCAATAGAG GAAGTAAACCCAGATATTGTTGCTGAACCAGCTGGTTATCGTCATCAAGCGATTGAAGTTCAGCCAAGTGACATTGGTATGGATATCATGGAAACTGGGGATGGAAATGCTATTGGAACAGAGCCACTGGAGACACCTTCTGGTTCTGTGGCTCAGGATGCTGTGCCCTTTGATAGGATTTCAAGTGGTGTTGTGCCATCTCAGGCTGAGGATTTTGATAGATCCCCAGGACCAGATAGCCAGTCTAGTTGTCATGCAATATTGGTCGGTGAGCCCGATATGGCTGGTCCAGGCAGTCATGCTTCCTCTGTTCCAGAAAGTGCAGATGTCGATATGAATGCTACTGATGTGGAAAGAGATCAGGTGGATTCAGGATTACCTCCATCTGGGGCCAGTCTAGACGAACCATCAACTCAGCTGGTGGCTCAAGATGCAGGCCAGACAGATGAAGCTAGTTTGAACGGTGAGGCTTCTAATGCTAATGCCATAGATCCGACATTCTTGGAAGCACTTCCAGAAGATCTTCGTGCAGAGGTTCTTGCTTCTCAGCAAGCTCAGTCTGCTCCAGCACCTACATACGCACCTCCAAGAGTTGAAGACATTGATCCAGAGTTTTTAGCTGCGCTTCCTCCGGATATTCAAGCTGAAGTTCTTGCACAACAACGGGCACAAAGGATTGCACAGCAATCAGAAGGACAACCAGTTGACATGGACAATGCTTCAATTATTGCCACTTTTCCAGCTGATCTGCGTGAAGAG GTTCTTTTGACATCTTCAGAGGCTTTATTATCTGCATTGCCATCTCCATTACTTGCTGAAGCACAAATGCTTAGAGACAGAGCAATGAGCCACTACCATGCTCGCAGCTTGTTTGGAAGTAGCCAGAGATTGAACACTAGGGGAAACAGGTTTGGTTTTGATAGGCAAACAGTTATGGACAGGGGTGTCGGAGTAAATATTGGAAGGAGGGCATCTTCAGTATCTGAGAACTTGAAGTTGAATGAACTTGAGGGAGAACCACTTTTGGATGCTAATGGCTTGAAAGCATTAATTCGTCTATTACGGCTGGCACAG CCTCTTGGGAAGGGTCTACTGCAGAGACTTTTATTGAACTTGTGCTCACACAATGACACAAGAGCAATACTTGTTCGACTTCTTCTTGACATGATAAAGCCTGAGACAGTGAGCATCATGGGTGCAGTGACTTCAATGAATACACAGAGGCTCTATGGTTGTCAGTCTGATGTTGTTTATGGTCGATCTCAATTATGTGATG GTGTTCCTCCACTTGTGTTGCGAAGGGTACTTGAGATTCTAACATATCTGGCTACAAATCATTCTGGTGTGGCCAGTCTTCTTTTCCACTTTGAGAGCTCAACTATTCCTGATTTTGCACATACGAACCAGTCAGAGGGGAAGAATGCAAAAGGCAAGGAAAAAATCACTGCTGGAGAGCATCATGTCTACGTTTCTGAAAGCTCAGAGAACAAGGATGTCCCTTTGATATTACTTCTGAGACTCTTAAGTGAACCACTGTTCTTACGCAGTATTGCGCACCTTGAGCAG GTCATGGGTCTACTCCAAGTGGTGGTGTATGCTGCTGCATCCAAagtagatattcaaattaatactGAAGAAACTGCACCTCCAGCTGAAAACCCTCCTGGAAATGAAACCACCACTGAAACTCGCACAGACTCTCATGTATCACTAGTGGAATCTAGTCAACTTGACCAAAGCGCCAGTGCTTCCAAATCAGATGGCCAGAGAAGTATTAGGACTTATGATATTTTCCTACTGTTGCCTCATTCAGATCTGCAAAATCTCTGTGCTCTTCTTGGGCATGAAGG GCTTTCAGACAAAGTTTACACACTCGCTGGTGATGTGCTGAGGAAATTGGCCTCTGTAGCTGCTGCTCATCGCAAATTTTTTGTTGTGGAGCTCTCGGAGTTAGCTCATAGATTGAGCAGCTCGGCTGCAAATGAACTTATTACACTTAGAGATACGCACATGCTGGGTTTGAGTGCTGGGTCCATGGCTGGGGCTGCTGTTCTTCGGGTTCTTCAGATTCTCAGCTCGCTCACTTCTGTTGGTGATGACAATGACAGTGACAAGGCCAAAGAGAGGAATGCCAGTGATAAGGAAAGGGTGAATGATGAAGAACAGGAAGAACATGCTACAATGTGGAAGTTAAATGTGGCTTTGGAGCCACTATGGGAAGAACTAAGTGAGTGCATTAGTTCAATGGAATCGGAGTTAAATCAGACCTCCCAGTCTTCAGTTGCCTCAAACATTAGCATGGGTGACCATATACAGGGTTCTTCTTCAGCGTCTCCTCCTCTTCCGCCTGGAACTCAGAGACTCCTACCTTTCATTGAGGGGTTTTTTGTTCTATGTGAAAAATTGCAGGCAAACAGTTCAATATTGCAGCAAGATCAATCCAATGTGACTGCAAGAGAAGTGAAAGAGTCTGGTGGGAGTTCAGTTCCGTTATCTATTAAAAGTGTGGATGCTTACAGGATATTTGATGGATCTGTCACATTTGTGAGGTTTGCTGAGAAGCACCGACGCCTTCTTAATGCTTTTGTGAGGCAGAATCCTGGTTTATTGGAAAAATCACTCTCAATGCTGCTCAAAGCTCCCAGGTTAATTGATTTTGACAACAAAAGAGCTTATTTTCGATCCAGGATCCGGCAGCAGCATGACCAACACCTCTCAGGACCTCTGCGTATTAGTGTTAGACGGGCATACATTTTAGAGGATTCGTATAATCAACTTCGAATGCGACCAAATCAAGATCTTAAGGGAAGGTTGAATGTTCATTTTCAAGGTGAAGAGGGTATTGATGCCGGTGGCTTGACTAGGGAATGGTATCAGTTATTATCAAGGGTCATCTTTGACAAAGGAGCTCTACTGTTTACTACAGTTGGAAATAATTCGACTTTTCAGCCAAATCCTAATTCTGTATATCAAACTGAACATCTCTCTTATTTCAGATTTATCGGCCGCGTG GTAGCTAAGGCACTCTTTGATGGACAATTGCTTGATGTATATTTTACTCGGTCCTTCTACAAGCATATCCTCGGCGTGAAGGTGACATATCATGATATTGAGGCTGTTGATCCtgattattataaaaatttgaaatggatGCTGGAG AATGATGTGAGTGACATACCTGATCTGACCTTTAGCATGGACGCAGATGAAGAAAAGCACATCCTTTATGAGAAAACAGAG GTTACCGATTATGAGCTCAAACCGGGAGGAAGGAATATCAGAGTGACAGAGGAGACGAAGCATGAATATGTAGACCTCGTTGCTGATCATATCTTGACCAATGCCATCCGCCCTCAAATAAGTTCGTTCCTTGATGGTTTCAATGAATTAGTACCACGAGAGCttatatcaattttcaatGATAAGGAGcttgaattattaattagtggTCTGCCAGAGATTGATT TGGCTGATCTGAAAGCGAATACGGAGTATACTGGTTACACATCAGCATCTAATGTTGTTCAGTGGTTCTGGGAGGTTGTTGAGGCATTCAACAAGGAAGATATGGCGAGATTACTCCAATTTGTAACAGGCACTTCGAAG GTTCCTTTGGAAGGGTTCAAGGCACTGCAAGGCATATCAGGTCCGCAGAAGTTTCAGATTCACAAAGCATATGGAGCTCCTGAGAGACTTCCATCTGCTCATACCTG CTTCAACCAACTGGACCTTCCGGAGTACTCCTCAAAGGAACAGCTTCAAGAGCGTTTATTGCTGGCAATCCATGAGGCTAGCGAAGGATTTGGGTTTGGTTAA